TGTTCTTCAGCTCTTCCATCACCACCTCTAACTCTTCCGTTAGCCTGGTTTTCTCTTTACTGTACTCTTCTTTCAGCAGCGTACTTTTCTGTTCCATGTCATGCAGCTCCCTCTGTAgctctgcttccttcccagtcATTGTGTTAACCTGGAATTTAACCCTCATCAGCACTTGCTCTGGGTGGTCTGTTATGAGTCAATTAACCACGGTTATGACGTGcagtttctttaagaaaatagaaCCTGGCTGACCACCCATTCCCCACAACTAATCCACTCACCTGGTATTTTCAAAACCTACTAGtgagcttccatttttttttcctcagcaaaGATTTAAGACAGTCataagaaaaaagataatattcCTGACTCTTAAGATCCTTCATAaaggttttcatttaaattaacaGTAGGGAATATTTTGAGGGAATGTCTTAGCTTTTTACCATCTTAGATTGTTATCAGGTCTTAGATCTACTAATTCCATCATACATGCTAAGGCTTAAGATCATAATTACACAAATCCTAGGAAATAGTTGTGATAGACTTCATTTTCTAGACATTCCTTTTTAATTAGTTGATGAATAAGACATTTAATTTGAAGGAATCCCTTTCATAGATCAGCCTAATTTTTCTCAAGCCCACCCTGGAAGCCAGGAGTGTCCTACTGGTCCTAATTACAATATCTTTAGGCATTCTTTTTTCTAAAGGTAAGAAGGGCAGAGCACAGCTTCTGACCCTAATCTGTTACATCCTTGCCACAGTGGTTCTCCATTTTCACCATTATGAACTTAACTATAGATAGTAAGAACCTAGagctagggggctggagagacagctcagcagttaagagcactggctgctcttccagaggtcctgagttcaattcccagcaaccacatggtgggtcacaaccatctgtaatgggatcattAGAGATCACATCATCTGTAATGCGtcagaagagagtgacagtgtactcacatgcataaaataaatacatctttaaaaaaaaaaaaaaacctagaactACCTACATCAAACCCAGGATGTGAACCTAATCTAACTCACAAGAATGTGTCTCACAAGCAGATTAAAGCAGTCACTGCTGCCCGAGCTGATGCAATGTCCCTGTAGTCAAGCCTATATAAACAGTCTCTCCCTCCTGATCATACCCCTCATGAAGATAAGTAATGGCACTTACTCTTTCCACCAGGgccattttctccatctttatcaaCCCAAGTTCACCTTCTAAACTCTTGCAGGAACTCTGCAGTGCTTCGTAGGTGGTCTGCAACGCATCGTTTTCAGACTGCAGCACTTTGACCTTCTGCTCCAGCTCCATAGTCAGACTTCTCAGCTCTAGTTTCTGCTTCTGACAGAGTTGCTGCTCTCCTTCCACTCGGGCGAGTTTACACACAAGCTGCTCTTGACCTTTAAGTTGTTCTTTCAGTGTCctgacctcttcctcctccttctctagtTTCTGTTTGCCAGCTTCTACTTCTTGAGTGAGGGCATTTACAGATGACTGAAAGATAATGTATTTATTCTTGGCCTCACCAAGGTCTTGTAGCAGCTGAGCCTTCTCAAGTTCAAGAGTTTGTACTCGGTTACCCTGATTCTGCTCTTTGGTCTTATAGGCCTCCTGGTCATTGCACAAGGAAACCACTGTCTCATTTAGCTCCTTTAATTGAGTTTGAAGCATCTCCACTGTCATTCTGGCTTCCTCTTTCACCTGTactttttcttgctctttatCTTTCAGTAATCTTTCAATAGAAgaatttattgtttctaatttagATATTTGCTCTTGCTCATTTTTTAGTTCTTTCAtgagattttccttttctgaccTTGTATTAGTAAGTTCTAACTCCAAATCTTGGAGGTTTTGGTCCATTGtttgaatttctgtttttaaagtctgTATCTCTGCTTTGGAATTTTCAGCTTGGAAAATCaagtgttctttgtttttctcggAGAGCATCAATTCTTGTTCAAGGTTCTCAACTCTGTCCTTAAGCAAGTCTGCGTGATGCTTACTTTCCTTCAGCTGTTCTAGGATGTGGCACTGCTTTTTCTCGTCAGCATCTATGTGAACTTTTAGTTTTTGAATACTACTTTTCAAGAGATGCACTTCTTCCCCTGGTTGGTCTAGACTCTGTTCTTGGGCCTTTAAGGTTTCTTGGTCATTATACAAGGCTGCTACTTCCTCCCTGAGCTCTTTCAACTGTGTCTGAAGCATCAGCATTGCTGATTTAGAGTCTCTTTCCATCTGTACTCTTGCTTGCTCCTTCTCTTCTGACAGACTTCTCAAGGAAGAGCACAGTTCATCTAATTCTGACACTCGACTTTGTTTCTCTTGCAGCTGCTTTGCTAGATTTTCTCTTTCAGATCTAACGTTGACAAGGTCTAATTCAAAAACTCTCAGGCTTTTGGCCATTTCACCCATTTGTGCCTTGAGGGTCTCCACCTCTGCTTTCAAATTCTCAGAATCAAGAATCgccagctcttggttttcttctgacatctccaactccctctccagattttccactttgtCCTTCAATGAGTCACTTTCCCGTTGGCTTTCCTTCAGTTTCGCCACAGCACTGAGGTGCTTCCTTTCATCTGCCTCAATTCGGACACTCAGTTTCTCAATGCCTTGTCTCAGCTGATGCACCTCCTCCTGGGTTGAGGTCAGTCGCATTGCAAACTCACCTTTCTCCATGAGTGCCACCTCCAAGGCCTTAGAGATGGTCTGCTTTTCACATTCCGACTCAGTCAGCTTGACCTGGAAGTTTTGAGACTCCTTGACTAGtgattctttctctttattcagtTGTCCAATTTGGATTTCCAGCTCACCAATTGCCAAAGATAATCCCTGTGAGTCATTCTGCAAATTCTGCAGCTGCTCCTGGAGATGAGCTTTGTCTTTTGTTAGCTCATCCACACTGAAGGACAGAGTCTGAATGAGTTCTGCTTTGTCCTTGACCTCAGACTCTACTGCCCCAATGTGACGGAGGCTCTCCCTCTGGTGAGATTCCAGCTCTTCTATTTTCTCCTTCATCTTTTTAGACATCTGGTCCagtgctttgctttcttttgacaCATTATCTAGTTCTTCACGAAGTCTGTTTCTCTCACTTATAACTGTAAATAGTTCTCCTTTAAGGTCAACAATAACCTTCTGCTTACTTTCAGTGTCTCTTTCTAAACAGAGCTTCTCTGCTTGAACTACCTCTAAGTTAGCTTTCACAGATACAATGTGATGCTCAATATTAGCTTTCTCAGACTTAATCCTGGTCAGTTCTCTTTCCATATCAAGAAACTTCTCCTTGTAATTGTCTTCTGTGTTGGCTGCATCATCTTTAGTAGATTCACGAAACAACTCATCGTCTCCCATATCTAAGTTAAAATCAAGATCTGACCTTTCTACTCTTGGACATACCTCCTGGTTACATGGAAGAGATTCCAATTTTTCACTTAAGtcagtttcttccttcttgagGTGCTTGACTATTTTTTCCAATTCTATACATGTTGCAATCTTGATCTTTAGCTGCAGCTCCTGTAAACTGAGTTTTGAATCTGCCTCCTTAATTTCATTCAGCAAACTTTCAACTTTTTTGTCCCAGTCTTCTACTTCAGGAAGTAATCTTAAATTCTCATTTGATGTATCTTTCTGCAAATGGAGATTCTGGATAGACCCCTGATCTTCCAGAACATCCATGGGTACTAAAACATTGGGAGTAGAAAACAATTCAGAAATGCACTCTGaatagtcttggtttttgtcCTCTGCTGGTGCCTCACAATTGACCTTTGGAGGCTGTTCTTCACACCCATCTCCTGTGAGCCTGGTAGTCTCAGTCTCAGTGACTGAAGTTTCTAGACAAAGGTCCTGCTGAACATCTTTATCACAAGTCTGATTAGTGTCCTGCTTTGGTGTTTTCTCTGTAGTCTCTGAGATATATACTTCTGATTCTTTTATAGCATAACTATCATTTGGGCCCCGAACAGCCTATAAATATAATACAGaccaagaaagcattttattttttagaagaaTCAAAATAGAATTAGTGGTTTGTTTAACTATTACTTTATAGACACTGCCCATATGGGTACTTCTTTGTATACCTCTACAAATAGCTTCCCTCTCAATACCTCATTCCATCCTGCTCTGTCTAGATAGTCAACATGAACATTCATTGGGTTCTACATGTGTAAAGCACTGGGTAAGATACTTATAAGAATTGATCCTCTAAGACATTTATTTCAACTACATCTAATTGGAAATTACATCTCTCTTTCATAGCTTTAAATGTTCTAGGAAGCTTAAAAGAGTAATGTTTCTTTGTGATTATCAAATAAGAGAGGCTAACAAACTTCAGATAAATGGTTAACATTTTGATCCTTAGCCCCCATGTTCTAAGCCCTCATGTTCTTTACTAAGACAAGCAGTAGTGTTTATGAGCAGACTCTCAGCCCAAAGACCTCATCTTGGTCAGTACGTTCTTGGATAAAGTGCACGTTTTTGTCTCAATTTCACATAAAGTACAACACTATGATTATGACTACCCCTACCACCACCTCAAAATGACTTCTGACCTTCACCTCAGCAAATTAGATTAAGACTCCAAAGTTATACTGCATTAGTATTTAGGCTGGTCAActagaaaagacaaaaaccacaaggAACTAAAGTATAAAGTCAACTTCTTTAAGTAACTGATACTATTGCTAACagctaaaaaaaattaacatttaaataatttcttatatcTAGCTTAAAGACTAATactgtaatatttaaaataatctagaAGGCATGGCTAAGCCTCTCTAACACATCACTCACTGCTCATAAGTTCTTAATACTTGTGTTCCTTATTAATTTCCAGTATGTGTGTAAAgtacatgtggtggtttgaatagaaatcgTCTCCCCACAGGCTGATGtatctgaatgcttggtcacGAGTAGTGATGATACTGGACAGGgattaggtatggccttgttaagGGACGTGTGTCATTCAGGGGTGCACAAGGCCCAACACCTCTCTCTCCCGCTGCCTGAccatctggatgtagaactctcagctacctcaccagcaccatgtctacctgtgtgCTACCATACTTCCCGTCATACCGATAATGTCCTAAAATgatgaactgtaagccagtcctaactaaatgttttcctttgtaagagtttccATGGTTACAGTATACATTCTAAAGTCTGTATACTGTGTACATTCTAAAGATTTAAAAACATCTTTGGTGCTtttccagaaaatatttaaaacaaattacaaTGACCATTTGTTCCTCAAAGAGTTTCCTCACTTTTTTGAGTCCTGGTTTTGAGCTCTGGAAActtttttgttacattttcctttatttctttgaacCCTAAAAATACTCCAATTTTGATTTCATATGATTCAATCCAACAAACATTTAACTAGCGCACACACCGAGAAACAGCACATATATCCTAGGTACTTACACCTTCCAAGTCAGTGCCAAGCAAAGACCTTGAGCTTAAGTCCAGCTCCTGCAACTGAAGTCGTGCTACCTCAAGTTCAAGGGACAAATTCTTGGTCTGCTGCTTCTCTTCTGCTAACTTGGACTCCATTTCCAAAGTGACACTTGTCAGCTTCTGCTGCCATTGTTCCTTTTCTGACAAATATTGCTTCCTAAGACAGCttagttccttcctctcagaactTAGTAACTGCTCaagctcttcaatttctttatttttcataatccTTTGACTCTCAATTTTCTCTTCTAGATTCTTGATGGACTGCAAGTACACCTGACACAGGATTTCAAGTTCTTCAACAGTCCTCAGAGAGGCAGAtgggatttctttctcagtcagatTCTCCTCCTCCAGACTACTGTAAGACACTTCATCTACATCACAAGGATTTGCTGAAGCATTCCCTTCTAAACTTAAATGAGATGTGTCTCCAGTTTGTTCTAAAACATCTTTATAAAaggaattttctccaaaatttgtCAGAGTAGGGCTGTCTGTCCTACAGAATGACAGTGGCAGAATACGTCCATCCTCAGCTCCAGGCTCCTTCTCCTTTACCAAGTCACCCTGCAAAGTTCTCAGATTCATTGACAAGACAGAATTTTCAGCTTTTAATGTGTCAACATAGGAACGCAGTGCTGACATCTTAGAGCTCACCTCACAGTGCTGATCATGTAAAATTTTGTGTTCACTTTGTAAACAGGAGAATTTCTCCTGTAATTCAGCAAAGTGTACTCGGACCTCTTTGTTTGATGAGGTCATTTGTTCACTATTGTCCAAAGGAGTCAGGAACACAGATGTGTGGTTTGGTTTATCATCAAATTCAACATCTGCAGTATCTTTCATCAGCTCACTCTGGGACAGAGCATTCTCATGGTTgagcattttcatttcattcactaGCTTCTCGACCTCTGCCGCCATTTGACTAGTTGCTGTGATACACTCAGATCGTGAGTCATTCAGCTCAGACTCTAGTTGTAACTTTTCAACTCTCAGTACTTCACACATTTTCCCTAGTTCATTCAATTTGTTCATTGCGGTCTGCAGAGAGCACTGTAAGTGCACGTTCTCATTTTGACTTGTTGACAACTCCTGGAGCACTGACACATACTTTTCTTCTGCTTCTACTTCACAGTCTTTAAGGCCAACCCTCGCCTGTGACTGAGTGTCCTGTGAAGTCTTGGTTCCCAGCTCTTCTCTAATTGTCTGTAATTCCTGACGCAGGCTGTTTTTCTCCTCCTCACTTCGGTCGAGCTTTACTTCCATAACTTTTATCAAAGCTTCTAGTTGTACCAACTGTGCTTTATAACTGTCTAGAGAAATGTCTTTAGTGTCAATATCCATCTGATACTGGGAACTACTCTTCCTTATCTCATCTTCTGTTGCTTTTACAGAGTTCTCAACTGGCTCTACTTCAAGATGATAGTAATCATGTTTAGTCTGTGTTAACTCCATCAATTGCTCGTTCTCAGGTGTTAAGTTGCTGACTTCCTTTTGCTTCTCCTTTTGCTCTTCCTTTGAAGTCCAGCTTTCTTGCCCTAAGGCATCAGTCTCACTCACAGGATGCTTGTTGATGTTTGTAATCTCAGATCTCACAGTTTGTGGCTCTGTCTCCAACTCTAGCACTAACTTCCTGTTTTGCTCTTCAGTGAAAGCTAATTTTGTTAAGAATTCTTGCTGTTCCTTTGCAAATGTTTCCTTTAACTGCTCCAGTTCATTTTTTCTATTCTCACAAAGAGCAGTGCACTCACTGAGCATGCATTCTAACTTAGCATTGTTTTCTTGTGCTGCTTTGTAGTCTCCTCTGAGACCTTCCAACacagtttctgtttcttcacaCCGTTGTAATAACAGAAGTCTTTCTTGCTTGTACTGACCAGACAACTCTGCaatgcttctctctccttctgctacA
This is a stretch of genomic DNA from Rattus rattus isolate New Zealand chromosome 10, Rrattus_CSIRO_v1, whole genome shotgun sequence. It encodes these proteins:
- the Cenpf gene encoding centromere protein F, producing the protein MSWALEEWKEGLPTRALQKIQELEGQLDKLKKEKQQRQFQLDSLEAALQKQKQKVEDGKTEGADLKRENQRLMEICENLEKTRQKLSHELQVKESQVNFQESQLSSCKKQIEKLEQELKRYKSEFERSQQSAEGSLNPCSTPQKLFTTPLTPSQYYVCSTYEDLKEKYNKEVEDRKRLEAEIKALHAKKASLPVSQATMNHRDIARHQASSSVFSWQQEKTPSRLSSCSLRTPLRRDVSAAHFLGEEVTPNKSSVQIGRGDCSSLPDDPHCSQPLHQAKAQNQELKSKMNELELRLQGQEKEMKDQVNKFQELQLQLEKTKVDLIEKEKILNKTRDEVLRTAAQYEQAAAKCTTLEQKLKNLTEELSCHRQNAESAKRSLEQRVKEKEKELQEELSRQHQSFQALDHEYTQMKTRLSQELQQAKHSLSVLQLELEKVTSVKQQLERSLEEIRHKFSRAEQALQASQLTENELRRSSEEMKKENSLIRSQSEQRTREVCHLEEELGKVKVCLSQSQNFAEEMRAKNTSQEIMLRDLQEKLNQQENSLTLEKLKLALADLEGQRDCSQDLLKKREHHIEQLNDKLNKIEKEFETLLSALELKKKECEELKEEKNQISCWKSENEKLINQIESEKEILLGKVNHLEASLKTQQISHDYSERVRTLEMERENLTVEIRNLHSLLDSKMVEIETQKQAYLELQQQSESSDQKHQKEMENMCLKANKLTGQVESLECKLQSLSGEVETKDQQYQDLRMEYETMRDSLQARGSSLVTDEENQRSSSAFEEQPAVSHSFANLMGEKGSIYSERSDSSVDRGQSPENVAVLQNRVTLLESSLASQNQMNSDLQKQCEELLQIKGEIEENLIKADQIHQNFVAETNQRIGKLQEDAAVHQNIVAETLATLESKEKELQLLKEQLEAQQTEVQKLEKNNCLLEGTLKELQLLSDTLSSEKKEMNSIISLRKKDIEELTQANGALKEVNEALRQEKMNLLQQHEEITRCVAEGERSIAELSGQYKQERLLLLQRCEETETVLEGLRGDYKAAQENNAKLECMLSECTALCENRKNELEQLKETFAKEQQEFLTKLAFTEEQNRKLVLELETEPQTVRSEITNINKHPVSETDALGQESWTSKEEQKEKQKEVSNLTPENEQLMELTQTKHDYYHLEVEPVENSVKATEDEIRKSSSQYQMDIDTKDISLDSYKAQLVQLEALIKVMEVKLDRSEEEKNSLRQELQTIREELGTKTSQDTQSQARVGLKDCEVEAEEKYVSVLQELSTSQNENVHLQCSLQTAMNKLNELGKMCEVLRVEKLQLESELNDSRSECITATSQMAAEVEKLVNEMKMLNHENALSQSELMKDTADVEFDDKPNHTSVFLTPLDNSEQMTSSNKEVRVHFAELQEKFSCLQSEHKILHDQHCEVSSKMSALRSYVDTLKAENSVLSMNLRTLQGDLVKEKEPGAEDGRILPLSFCRTDSPTLTNFGENSFYKDVLEQTGDTSHLSLEGNASANPCDVDEVSYSSLEEENLTEKEIPSASLRTVEELEILCQVYLQSIKNLEEKIESQRIMKNKEIEELEQLLSSERKELSCLRKQYLSEKEQWQQKLTSVTLEMESKLAEEKQQTKNLSLELEVARLQLQELDLSSRSLLGTDLEGAVRGPNDSYAIKESEVYISETTEKTPKQDTNQTCDKDVQQDLCLETSVTETETTRLTGDGCEEQPPKVNCEAPAEDKNQDYSECISELFSTPNVLVPMDVLEDQGSIQNLHLQKDTSNENLRLLPEVEDWDKKVESLLNEIKEADSKLSLQELQLKIKIATCIELEKIVKHLKKEETDLSEKLESLPCNQEVCPRVERSDLDFNLDMGDDELFRESTKDDAANTEDNYKEKFLDMERELTRIKSEKANIEHHIVSVKANLEVVQAEKLCLERDTESKQKVIVDLKGELFTVISERNRLREELDNVSKESKALDQMSKKMKEKIEELESHQRESLRHIGAVESEVKDKAELIQTLSFSVDELTKDKAHLQEQLQNLQNDSQGLSLAIGELEIQIGQLNKEKESLVKESQNFQVKLTESECEKQTISKALEVALMEKGEFAMRLTSTQEEVHQLRQGIEKLSVRIEADERKHLSAVAKLKESQRESDSLKDKVENLERELEMSEENQELAILDSENLKAEVETLKAQMGEMAKSLRVFELDLVNVRSERENLAKQLQEKQSRVSELDELCSSLRSLSEEKEQARVQMERDSKSAMLMLQTQLKELREEVAALYNDQETLKAQEQSLDQPGEEVHLLKSSIQKLKVHIDADEKKQCHILEQLKESKHHADLLKDRVENLEQELMLSEKNKEHLIFQAENSKAEIQTLKTEIQTMDQNLQDLELELTNTRSEKENLMKELKNEQEQISKLETINSSIERLLKDKEQEKVQVKEEARMTVEMLQTQLKELNETVVSLCNDQEAYKTKEQNQGNRVQTLELEKAQLLQDLGEAKNKYIIFQSSVNALTQEVEAGKQKLEKEEEEVRTLKEQLKGQEQLVCKLARVEGEQQLCQKQKLELRSLTMELEQKVKVLQSENDALQTTYEALQSSCKSLEGELGLIKMEKMALVERVNTMTGKEAELQRELHDMEQKSTLLKEEYSKEKTRLTEELEVVMEELKNTKVAHLKNVNHLEKEFQRAQGKIKLLLKSCKQLEGEKKMLQKELSQLEAAQKQRAGSLVHSNVDELMTENKELKETLEEKIKEADKYLDKYCSLLISHEELEKTKEILEIQVARLSSRQNKQDLQSSPLLNSSVAGPSPSTSVSEKKSTSGLNKTLGKRQRSSGIWENGNGTAPSTPETFSKKSRKSVSNSAHPAEDEEETEFEPEGLPEIVKKGFADIPTGKTSPYILRRTTMATRTSPRLAAQKLVGSSPTLGKENLVESSKPTAGGSRSQKVKVVQESSVDAHAVFQELPAKSLTASNMPGRNSTESPREGLRAKRACPASSPAAGPDPMNNENCRVQ